The Streptomyces taklimakanensis nucleotide sequence CCCCCCACGGCAGGCCGGTGGGCACCGGCGGTGTCCGGCGCGGGAGGGCGGCGGCCGGATCCGGCAGACCGGTGGACGGGCCCGGGAGGGCGTCGGACGGGGTGGAGCGCAGTCGGGTCGCCAGCGCGCCGGCCCCGGCCGCCACCAACGGTGGCACGGCCAGCAGCGTCAACGCGGCGGCGCGCGGCAGCGGACGCCCGGCCCCCAGCAGCTCCCCGGCCGCCCCGGCCAGCGGTACGGCGTCCAGCGCCCCGCCCAGACCGCCGCGCAGGTGCACGAAGGCGGGCCATGCCAACGCACAGCCCACCGCGCAGTACAGGCCCGCGGTGACGGCGGCCAGCAGCGGCAGCCGGGCCGGCCCCACGCCCACCGCGTCCAGCCCCTCCCGGGGGCGCACGCTCGGATCGGCGCGGACCGTGGCGACGGCCAGGTGCGCCAGGGCCGCCAGCGGCACCGCGCACCACAGCAGCCGGGCCACCGCCGTCTGCGGATGCCCCGGGTGCGCCACGGCGTGGGACAGCACGCTCAGCAACAGGAATCCCACGGCGCCGGCGGCGGAGGCGACCAGCGCCCGCCGTGCCAGGGCGCTGGGGCGGGAGGTGCGCACTAGGTGGAGAGCGAGCACGGTGCCCTGCCTTCCGAGCCGGGTTTCCCGGCCGTCCTCCCGGCGGTCGCCGGAGCGTCCGACGGGGCCTCGGCGCCCACCCGGCGGCCGTCCACGAGCATCACCGAACGGTCTGCCACGCCCGCCACCCTCGCGTCGTGGCTGGCCAGTACGACCGTGATCCGGTGCGAGCGGGCCGCGGTGGTCAGGGTGCGCAGCACCCGCGTCCGTTCGCCCTGGTGCAGCCGGGCCGTCGGCTCGTCGGCGAAGACCACGGTCGGGGAGTGCGCCAGCGCGCGGGCGATGGCCACCCGCTGACGCTGCGCGTGGAGCAGCGCGCCCGGCCGGCTGCGGGCGAACTCGCCGACGTCCAGCCGGTCCAGCCACTCACCGGCGCGCCGACGGGCCTCCCGTCGCCCCGTCCCCGACAACAACAGCGGCAGCGCGGCGTTCTCCCACACCGTCAGCTCCGGCAACAGGTGCGGTTCGCTGCCGACCCATCCGAAGCGGCCGCGGCGCAGCCGCTCACGTGCCGAGGCCGTGAGGCCGTGCACGGGAACGCCGTCGAACCAGACCTCTCCCCGCCCCGGCACCAGACGCCCGGACAGGCAGCCCAGCAGCGTGGACTTGCCGCTGCCGCGCGGACCGGTGACGGAAACGATCTCGCCCTCGCGGACCCCGACGGACACGTCCAGCAGCGCGGGCGATCCCTCGTGCTCGTAGTGCAGTCCGCGCGCCCAGAGCAGGTCCTCGGGTGCGGTCACCATCGACGGGCACCTCCGCTCGCCTTCGGGGTCGTGCCTCCCTCCCTGACGGGTGAACGAGTGCCAGGGGGTATCGGTCACTGGCACGGTACGGACCGCGGCCGCGACCGGAGCGGTGGCGGGCGCGGGAGCCGCCCAGTTTCCTCCGAATGGTCCTTCGGGTGCCCCTCCCACGCATTTCCGCCATTCGGGTGTCCGGAGCGGAAGAATTCCCGGGCCGGCGGGTGTGCCCAACACGTTCTTCGGTGGTTAGGGTGGGTGTCTCATTCATCGGACAACAGAGCAGGAGGGCGCGAAGTGGGCACCGAACTGCGTCGGCTGCGCAACCACATCGACGGGGAGTTCCGGGACGCCGCCGACGGGCGCACCACCGACGTCGTCAACCCGGCGACCGGCGAGGTGTACGCGACGGCTCCGCTGTCCGCCGCCGCCGACGTCGACGCCGCCATGGCCGCCGCCGAGGCCGCCTTCCCGGCCTGGCGCGACGCCACCCCCGGCACCCGACAGACCGTCGTGCTGAAGATCGCCGACGCGATCGAGAAGCGCGGTGACGAGCTGCTGGCGGTCGAGTGCGAGAACACCGGCAAGCCCCTGGAGCTGACCAGGGCCGAGGAACTGCCGATGATGCTCGACCAGATCCGTTTCTTCGCGGGCGCCGCCCGCCTGCTGGAGGGCAAGTCCGCCGGCGAGTACATGGAGGGCATGACGTCCTTCGTCCGGCGCGAGCCGGTCGGGGTGTGCGCCCAGGTGGCGCCCTGGAACTACCCGATGATGATGGCCGTGTGGAAGTTCGCCCCGGCCCTGGCCGCCGGCAACACCGTCGTCCTCAAGCCCTCGGACACCACTCCGGCCTCCACCGTCCTGTTGGCCGAGATCATCGGCGGCGTGCTGAAGGAGATGGGCCTGCCGGCCGGGATCTTCAACGTCGTCTGCGGCGACCGGGAGACCGGCCGCCTGATGGTCGAGCACCGCACCCCGGCGATGGCCTCCATCACCGGCTCGGTCCGCGCGGGCATGGAGGTGGCCGGCAGCGCGGCCAAGGACGTCAAGCGCGTCCACCTGGAGCTGGGCGGCAAGGCACCCTGTGTGGTCTTCGAGGACGCCGACATCGACGCGGCCGTCGAGGGCATCCGCGACGGCGGCTTCTTCAACGCCGGTCAGGACTGCACCGCCGCCACCCGCGTCCTGGTCCACGAGTCGGTCCACGACGAGTTCGTCGCCGCCCTGGCCAAGGCCGCCGCCGAGGTGAAGACCGGTGACGTCGCCGACCCCGACTGCTTCTACGGGCCGCTGAACAGCTCCACCCACCTGGAGAAGGTCACCGGCTTCATCGAGCGCCTGCCCGAACACGCGAAGGTCGAGACGGGCGGCAAGCGGGTCGGCGACAAGGGCTACTTCTTCGCCCCGACCGTGGTCTCCGGGCTGCGGCAGGACGACGAGATCGTCCAGAACGAGGTCTTCGGCCCCGTCATCACCGTCCAGCGGTTCGGTGACGAGGCCGAGGCCGTGGCCCACGCCAACGACGTCGAGTACGCCCTGGCGTCCTCGGTGTGGACGAGGGACCACGCCCGCGCGATGCGGATGTCCAAGGCGCTCGACTTCGGCTGCGTGTGGATCAACACCCACATCCCGCTGGTCGCCGAGATGCCGCACGGCGGCTTCAAGAAGTCCGGCTACGGCAAGGACCTCTCCGCCTACGGGCTGGAGGACTACACCCGCGTCAAGCACGTGATGACGGCCCTGTGACCGGTTGACCGGCCCGCCGCCGGGCGCGGACCGCCGCCGGTCCGCGCCCGGCGGCCCGCCTCAGGCCGGCCAGGAGGCGAGGTGGGCGTCGATCTCGCCCAGCAGGGACTTCTTGACGTCGTCCGGCGCGAAGGAGACGCGGACGGCGTTCCTCGCCAGTTCCGCCACACCGGCCGCGTCCAGGCCCAGCAGACGGGCCGCGATCCCGTACTCGGTGCACAGGTCCGTGCCGAACATCGGCGGGTCGTCGCTGTTGATCGTCACCAGTACGCCCGCCTCGGCCATCTCCCGCACCGGGTGCTCCTCCAGCGCGGCCACGGCCCGGGTGGCCAGGTTGGAGGTCGGGCAGACCTCCAGCGGGATCCGGTGCTCGGCCAGGTGCTCCAGCAGCCGCGGGTCGCGCGGGGCGCTGGTGCCGTGGCCGATGCGTTCGGCGCGCAGGGCGTCGAGGGCGTCCCGGATCGTCTCCGGGCCGGTGGTCTCGCCGGCGTGCGGGACGCTGTGCAGCCCCTCGGCGATCGCCCGGTCGAAGTACGGCTTGAACTGCGGGCGCGGCACCCCCACCTCCGGGCCGCCCAGCCCGAAGGAGACCAGGCCCTCGGGGCGCAGCTCGCAGGCCAGCCGGGCGGTCTCCTCGGCGGCCTCCAGACCGGCCTCGCCGGGGATGTCGAAGCACCAGCGCAGGGTGACGCCCAGCTCCCTCTCGGCGGCCCGGCGGGCGTCCTCGATCGCCTCCATGAAGGCGGGCCCCGGTATGCCGCGCCGGGTGGAGCTGTAGGGGGTGACGGTCAGTTCCGCGTAGCGGATGTTCTGGCGGGCCATGTCCCGGGCGACCTCGTAGGTCAGCAGCCGGACGTCCTCGGCGTCGCGCACGAGGTCCACCACCGACAGGTAGACCTCGACGAAGTGGGCGAAGTCACGGAAGGTGAAGAACTCCGCGAGCGCCTCCTCGTCGGCCGGCACCGACGTGCTCGGGTGCCGGGCGGCCAGCTCGGCGACGATGCGGGGGGAGGCGGAGCCGACGTGGTGGACGTGGAGTTCCGCCTTGGGGAGGCCGGCGATGAAGGCGGACAGACCGTCGGGGGCGGAGTGGGACATGGTTCCTCGTTCCTCCAGGTGGGCGGGGGCGCGGTCATGGTAGGCGGGTGAGGGGAACGGGCGCACACACGTGTGTCCGCGACGGCCGGGCGGTGCCGTGCGGGCGCCGGGAGGGGAGGGGGCGGGGACGCGTCCGTCGCCGGCGCCTACGGAGCGGTCGTCGCGGCGCTCCCGCCCCGGTGGCCGTTCCCCTCCCGGCCGCCCCGGCGGTCGGGACCGTGCTCCTGCCGCTCCCCACCGACCGGGGTCCCGACGCGCCGGGCCGGTCCCGGGCGGCGGCAGGCGGCGCGGACGGCGGCCAACAGCGGAGTCCCCAGGCACCAACTCGCCGACACGTCCAGCACCCAGTGGTAGCCCCGCCACACCAGCCCCGCGCCGGCGGCGGCGCACACCAGGACGGCGACCGCCACCGACAGTCGCCGCACCCGCGTCGGCAGGTACGGCAGCACCAGCAGCACGGCCGCGCCGTAGGCGATCAGGGCCGTCGCCGCGTGCCCCGAGGGGAAGTAACCGGTGCCCCCCAGCGGGCCGGGCCGGTCGGTCAGCGCCTTCAACGGCACCACCAGCGCCGGGACGGCGGCCGACGCGAGGACGGCCGTCACCGACGGGATCCAGCGGCGCCCGCGCAGCCACGCGTACCCCAGGGCCGCGGCCAGGACGGGCAGCGCGACCTCGACGTTGCCCAGGTCGGCCAGGAGTTCGGCGACCGTCGCGGGCGGGGCGTTGGCGCGCAGTACGGGGGCGAGCCGCTCGTCCGCCTCCGCCAGCGGCCCGTCGGAGAGCACCTGCCAGGCGATGGCGGCGAAGAGCAGCAGGGGCAGGAACACCGGGAGGAGCAGGGCGCGCGTCGACACCGCGAGCGCCGCCGTCACGCGGAACGGCGGCCCCGGAACAGGGGGGAGGGTTCCGGGGCCGCCGTGGCGACCGGTCACCGCGCGCCCCGGGGGGTGTGGGGCGGGCGGCCGTCCGATCGGTGAGGAGTGTGCGCGAGGGCACGACCGGGCCGGAGAAGGGGAATCGCCGACTCGGTACCGTCCACGGTCATCCGCGGACGGGACACCGCGTTCTTCCGAGAAAGAACGTACGGCAGCCGGCGGGCGCGGGACAGGCGTGTCACCACAAGGCCATGGCCCCCGCACACATTCTTCACGCCGCTCCTTCCGTCGGGGTCACTCCAGTCCGGCGAGGGCCTCCTCGACGACGTCCAGGCCCTCGTTCAGCAGGTCCTCGCCGATGACCAGCGGGGGCAGGAAGCGGACCACGTTGCCGTAGGTGCCGGTGGTCAGCACCAGCACGCCCGCCTGGTGGCAGTGCTTCGCGACGGCGGCGGTGGCCTCGGGGTTCGGCTCCTTGGTGCCGGGCTTGACCAGCTCGATCGCGATCATCGCACCCCGGCCGCGGACCTCGCCGATCACCCCGTACCGTTCGGCCGCCTTCTCCAGCCGGGGCTTCATGACCTCCTCGATGCGGCGGGCCTTCGCGTTCAGGTCCAGCTCGCGCATCGTCTCGATGGCGCCCAGCGCGGCGGCGCAGGCCACCGGGTTGCCTCCGTAGGTGCCGCCGAGGCCACCGGAGTGCACGGCGTCCATGATCTCGGCGCGGCCGGTGACGGCGGCCAGCGGCAGGCCGCCCGCGATGCCCTTGGCGGTGGTGATCAGGTCCGGGACGACGCCCTCGTCCTCACAGGCGAACCACTGGCCGGTGCGGCAGAAGCCCGACTGGATCTCGTCGGCGACGAAGACGATCCCGTTGTCCGCGGCGAACTGCCGGATCGCGGGCAGGAAGCCCTTGGCCGGCTCGATGAAGCCGCCCTCGCCCAGCACCGGCTCGATCACGATCGCGGCGACGTTCTCGGCTCCGACCTGCTTGGTGATCTGGTCGATGGCCTGGGCCGCGGCCTCCTCGGCGCAGTTGTCCGGTCCGGTGGGCCAGCGGAAGGGGTAGGCCACCGGCACCCGGTAGACCTCGGGCGCGAACGGGCCGAAGCCGTGCTTGTACGGCATGTTCTTCGCCGTCAGCGCCATGGTGAGGTTGGTGCGGCCGTGGTAGCCGTGGTCGAAGACGACGACCGCCTGGCGTCCGGTGTGCGAACGGGCGATCTTCACCGCGTTCTCGACCGCCTCGGCGCCGGAGTTGAACAGCGCCGACTTCTTGGCGTGGTCGCCGGGGGTGAGCCTGGCCAGTTCCTCGCACACCTCGACGTA carries:
- a CDS encoding ABC transporter ATP-binding protein, which codes for MVTAPEDLLWARGLHYEHEGSPALLDVSVGVREGEIVSVTGPRGSGKSTLLGCLSGRLVPGRGEVWFDGVPVHGLTASARERLRRGRFGWVGSEPHLLPELTVWENAALPLLLSGTGRREARRRAGEWLDRLDVGEFARSRPGALLHAQRQRVAIARALAHSPTVVFADEPTARLHQGERTRVLRTLTTAARSHRITVVLASHDARVAGVADRSVMLVDGRRVGAEAPSDAPATAGRTAGKPGSEGRAPCSLST
- a CDS encoding aminobutyraldehyde dehydrogenase, with the protein product MGTELRRLRNHIDGEFRDAADGRTTDVVNPATGEVYATAPLSAAADVDAAMAAAEAAFPAWRDATPGTRQTVVLKIADAIEKRGDELLAVECENTGKPLELTRAEELPMMLDQIRFFAGAARLLEGKSAGEYMEGMTSFVRREPVGVCAQVAPWNYPMMMAVWKFAPALAAGNTVVLKPSDTTPASTVLLAEIIGGVLKEMGLPAGIFNVVCGDRETGRLMVEHRTPAMASITGSVRAGMEVAGSAAKDVKRVHLELGGKAPCVVFEDADIDAAVEGIRDGGFFNAGQDCTAATRVLVHESVHDEFVAALAKAAAEVKTGDVADPDCFYGPLNSSTHLEKVTGFIERLPEHAKVETGGKRVGDKGYFFAPTVVSGLRQDDEIVQNEVFGPVITVQRFGDEAEAVAHANDVEYALASSVWTRDHARAMRMSKALDFGCVWINTHIPLVAEMPHGGFKKSGYGKDLSAYGLEDYTRVKHVMTAL
- a CDS encoding adenosine deaminase → MSHSAPDGLSAFIAGLPKAELHVHHVGSASPRIVAELAARHPSTSVPADEEALAEFFTFRDFAHFVEVYLSVVDLVRDAEDVRLLTYEVARDMARQNIRYAELTVTPYSSTRRGIPGPAFMEAIEDARRAAERELGVTLRWCFDIPGEAGLEAAEETARLACELRPEGLVSFGLGGPEVGVPRPQFKPYFDRAIAEGLHSVPHAGETTGPETIRDALDALRAERIGHGTSAPRDPRLLEHLAEHRIPLEVCPTSNLATRAVAALEEHPVREMAEAGVLVTINSDDPPMFGTDLCTEYGIAARLLGLDAAGVAELARNAVRVSFAPDDVKKSLLGEIDAHLASWPA
- a CDS encoding phosphatase PAP2 family protein, giving the protein MTAALAVSTRALLLPVFLPLLLFAAIAWQVLSDGPLAEADERLAPVLRANAPPATVAELLADLGNVEVALPVLAAALGYAWLRGRRWIPSVTAVLASAAVPALVVPLKALTDRPGPLGGTGYFPSGHAATALIAYGAAVLLVLPYLPTRVRRLSVAVAVLVCAAAGAGLVWRGYHWVLDVSASWCLGTPLLAAVRAACRRPGPARRVGTPVGGERQEHGPDRRGGREGNGHRGGSAATTAP
- the gabT gene encoding 4-aminobutyrate--2-oxoglutarate transaminase, whose protein sequence is MTELSGGPSLPQERRVVTAVPGPKSQELMARKQSTVAGGVGAVMPVFAARAGGGVLEDVDGNSFIDLGSGIAVTSVGNSDPAVVRRAAEQLERFTHTCAMVTPYEGYVEVCEELARLTPGDHAKKSALFNSGAEAVENAVKIARSHTGRQAVVVFDHGYHGRTNLTMALTAKNMPYKHGFGPFAPEVYRVPVAYPFRWPTGPDNCAEEAAAQAIDQITKQVGAENVAAIVIEPVLGEGGFIEPAKGFLPAIRQFAADNGIVFVADEIQSGFCRTGQWFACEDEGVVPDLITTAKGIAGGLPLAAVTGRAEIMDAVHSGGLGGTYGGNPVACAAALGAIETMRELDLNAKARRIEEVMKPRLEKAAERYGVIGEVRGRGAMIAIELVKPGTKEPNPEATAAVAKHCHQAGVLVLTTGTYGNVVRFLPPLVIGEDLLNEGLDVVEEALAGLE